In one Thermanaerovibrio velox DSM 12556 genomic region, the following are encoded:
- the folP gene encoding dihydropteroate synthase, protein MTPYRLELTDDTELAERLASIGADMRSLPFFSKKKQVLCLGFKDLDFRAANAIKQEMLARGGDAVVHRGAICGSVDRSSVIILGTLGQLQSLAEKLNLMPYFGLQEVRDSLIKALRGMGIRRWSLPLPGGRTLEMGDHTKVMGIINLTPDSFFEASRSNGVERCLKTAEEMLSHGADVLDLGAESTRPGSDPVSPEEELERLINPLRAIRHRFPEAVISVDTYKSTTAAACAEEGADIINDISGLTFDPQMAGTVAKSQCALVLMHIKGRPKDMQKDPSYQDLFGEIIDFFESQIDHAKKAGIEEDRIILDPGIGFGKKPSHNLEILRHTEAFSTLGRPLLIGASRKSTIGLATGAEDPAERLEGTLAVTALCAMKGVPLVRVHDVKENVKTIKMINSIRRGSL, encoded by the coding sequence ATGACTCCATACAGACTGGAACTCACCGACGACACGGAGCTGGCGGAAAGGCTCGCTAGCATTGGGGCGGACATGAGAAGCCTGCCCTTCTTCTCCAAGAAGAAACAGGTTTTGTGCCTTGGGTTTAAAGACCTGGACTTCAGGGCCGCCAACGCCATAAAACAGGAGATGCTTGCCCGGGGAGGAGATGCGGTGGTTCACAGGGGCGCCATATGCGGATCCGTGGACCGCTCCTCGGTGATCATCTTAGGCACCTTGGGACAGCTCCAAAGCCTCGCCGAAAAACTTAACCTTATGCCCTATTTCGGCCTTCAAGAGGTCCGGGACTCCCTGATTAAGGCCCTTAGAGGGATGGGGATCCGGAGATGGAGCTTGCCCCTTCCCGGGGGGCGCACGCTGGAAATGGGGGATCACACCAAGGTGATGGGGATAATAAACCTCACACCGGACTCCTTCTTCGAGGCCAGCAGGTCAAACGGAGTTGAACGGTGTCTTAAGACCGCTGAAGAGATGCTCTCCCATGGAGCGGATGTGCTGGACCTCGGGGCGGAATCCACAAGACCTGGGTCCGATCCGGTGAGCCCCGAGGAGGAGCTGGAGCGCCTTATAAACCCCCTCAGGGCCATAAGACATCGGTTCCCTGAGGCCGTGATATCCGTAGATACCTACAAAAGCACCACCGCCGCGGCCTGTGCGGAGGAAGGGGCGGACATCATAAACGACATATCAGGCCTCACCTTCGACCCCCAAATGGCCGGCACCGTGGCAAAAAGCCAGTGCGCCCTGGTGCTCATGCACATAAAAGGCAGGCCCAAAGACATGCAGAAGGACCCTTCTTACCAGGACCTCTTCGGCGAGATCATTGACTTCTTCGAGTCTCAGATAGACCATGCCAAGAAGGCCGGAATAGAGGAAGACAGGATAATACTGGACCCGGGGATAGGCTTCGGGAAGAAACCCTCCCACAACCTGGAAATCCTAAGGCACACCGAGGCCTTCTCAACCCTAGGCAGACCCCTGCTCATAGGAGCCTCTAGGAAGAGCACCATCGGCCTCGCCACCGGGGCAGAGGACCCAGCGGAGAGACTGGAGGGGACCTTGGCAGTAACAGCCCTTTGCGCCATGAAAGGGGTACCACTGGTAAGGGTTCACGACGTCAAGGAGAACGTTAAAACAATAAAAATGATCAATTCTATCAGGAGGGGTTCCTTATGA
- the folK gene encoding 2-amino-4-hydroxy-6-hydroxymethyldihydropteridine diphosphokinase, whose translation MSKVVLALGSNLGDRLGALRSAVNHLKARGWIPLKSSPVFETPPFGYEEQPRFLNACITMECPLEDPLEMLREVKAVETQMGRVQRFKNGPREIDVDILFVDQMVFNSPDLHIPHPGIQERAFVLAPLNCIEPGWVHPSLNLSVSEMLDRVDKNGVIRITNL comes from the coding sequence ATGAGTAAAGTAGTCCTAGCCCTGGGATCGAACCTGGGAGACCGGCTGGGGGCTCTCCGATCAGCGGTTAACCATCTCAAGGCCCGAGGGTGGATTCCCCTCAAGTCAAGCCCGGTCTTCGAGACCCCACCCTTCGGTTACGAAGAGCAGCCCAGGTTCCTAAACGCCTGTATCACCATGGAATGCCCCCTTGAAGACCCCCTGGAGATGCTGAGAGAGGTAAAAGCAGTTGAGACCCAGATGGGGCGGGTTCAGCGGTTCAAGAACGGGCCGAGGGAGATCGACGTGGACATACTATTCGTGGACCAAATGGTGTTTAATTCTCCGGACCTGCACATACCCCATCCAGGCATCCAGGAAAGGGCGTTCGTATTGGCCCCCCTAAACTGCATAGAGCCCGGATGGGTCCACCCAAGCCTAAACCTCTCGGTGTCGGAGATGCTGGACAGGGTTGATAAAAACGGGGTCATAAGGATAACCAACCTGTAG
- a CDS encoding peroxiredoxin — protein MADLVKVGDLVKDFTLKDQDGNDVTLSSFRGKKVLLSFHPLAWTPICRDQMKALDDLYDRFAEKGVEPLGLSVDSMFCKKAWADSMGLKNLKILADFWPHGEVAESLGLFREKNGFSERANVLIDEEGKVQWVKVYEIKTLPDFEEVLNIL, from the coding sequence ATGGCAGATCTTGTTAAGGTTGGGGATTTGGTTAAGGACTTTACCCTAAAGGACCAGGACGGTAACGACGTAACCCTTTCTTCGTTCAGGGGTAAAAAGGTGCTGCTTTCGTTCCATCCTTTGGCATGGACCCCGATATGCAGGGATCAGATGAAGGCCCTGGACGATCTGTACGATAGGTTTGCGGAGAAGGGCGTGGAGCCCTTGGGCCTTAGCGTCGACTCCATGTTCTGCAAGAAGGCTTGGGCGGACTCCATGGGGCTTAAAAACCTCAAGATCCTGGCGGACTTCTGGCCCCACGGGGAGGTGGCGGAGTCCCTGGGTCTTTTCCGGGAGAAGAACGGTTTCTCCGAGAGGGCCAACGTCCTGATCGACGAGGAGGGCAAGGTGCAGTGGGTAAAGGTTTACGAGATAAAGACCCTGCCGGACTTTGAAGAGGTGCTCAACATATTGTAA